In Silene latifolia isolate original U9 population chromosome X, ASM4854445v1, whole genome shotgun sequence, the following proteins share a genomic window:
- the LOC141617910 gene encoding uncharacterized protein LOC141617910, with the protein MPLCGMSTSSHTNLNKSKIIIEAHGMESNRWLKYVFAIDKSGYGYFRDLPLGCLLRTTQRSESSNSYFKRFESHFGTLVEFWMRYNSAIEQQRHTQRRMDNANEHNMLEKAGPMKVEMHASHVYTHPIFADFQNEVKHAICSMGVGGLTTVGAVDLFERHGIVSSPYTRVWNGRQVHRIPDPYVLARWTKKSYRPVVRDENGKVIEEIDEADIKKAEMSKVWSEIYATVGVMDSYATVKHMKQLQKILTQFRENITGPTEPKTKNQEIEALLGITASNDIDLRPPNKAKNKGSGKRLRSSKEKAKTKQQKRKRRCGNCKKWVNHNSRTCTLPFAESPPSDDDDEEESETEEEYESDA; encoded by the exons ATGCCGTTGTGTGGGATGTCGACCTCGAGCCACACGAATTTGAACAAATCGAAGATCATTATTGAAGCCCATGGTATGGAAAGCAACCGGTGGTTGAAGTATGTCTTTGCAATCGACAAAAGTGGATACGGATACTTTCGGGATCTGCCTCTAGGTTGTTTGTTGCGAACAACCCAGAGATCCGAAAGTTCAAACAGCTATTTCAAGCGGTTTGAAAGCCATTTTGGAACCCTCGTTGAGTTTTGGATGAGGTACAATTCCGCAATAGAGCAGCAAAGGCATACACAAAGGAGGATGGATAATGCCAATGAGCATAATATGCTCGAGAAAGCAGGGCCGATGAAGGTAGAGATGCATGCCTCACATGTCTACACCCATCCTATCTTTGCGGACTTTCAGAATGAAGTCAAACATGCCATATGCAGCATGGGGGTCGGGGGTTTGACAACAGTAGGGGCGGTGGA TCTGTTTGAGAGGCATGGCATTGTCTCGTCGCCATATACTCGGGTGTGGAATGGTAGGCAGGTCCACAGGATACCTGACCCTTATGTCCttgctcgatggacaaagaaatccTACAGGCCAGTTGTCCgagatgaaaatggaaaggtgatagaagagattgatgaggctgacatcaagaaagctgagatgtcaaaggtttggtctgaGATTTATGCAACTGTCGGGGTGATGGACAGTTATGCTACTGTTAAACACATGAAGCAACTGCAGAAAATCCTGACACAGTTCAGGGAGAACATCACAGGACCAACTGAACCGAAGACCAAAAACCAGGAAATCGAGGCTCTTCTAGGCATCACAGCTTCAAATGATATTGACCTTCGACCGccaaacaaggccaagaataagggCAGTGGCAAAAGATTAAGGTCCTCCAAAGAAAAGGCCAAGACCAAGCAACAAAAGAGGAAGCGAAGATGCGGTAACTGCAAGAAGTGGGTGAACCACAACAGTAGAACTTGTACTCTTCCATTTGCTGAAAGTCCCCCttctgatgacgatgatgaagaagaatcagAAACTGAAGAG gaatatgaatcagatgcatga